The Nicotiana sylvestris chromosome 6, ASM39365v2, whole genome shotgun sequence genomic sequence CGGGTTGGAGACGTGGGTTTGGGCCGGTTTGAGCGGGTATTTGAGGGTAAAATGATTGGGCTTGGGAGAATTTAAATGAAATGGCCCAAAATCGGATTCTCTCACTTTTTTTGTTtatgttcttttcttttttcaatttcaaaattctttttctctttttcaaattaaatcttaaaaccaaattatcctaccaaattcgATTAAttactaaaaaataaaatttataacaactaattaattatcaaattaaaagaaaactacaaaattcgaagctaaaaattaaaggtgcaaaaatgagttatttttgtaattttttcaactaaattattaatttaatctAAAAAgtgcaaaattaaatcctaaatgcaaatgcaatgtatttttgtattttttatgaataaaattaaatatgcatgCAAAATGCAAACCATcagaaaaattctacaataattcctaaaataaccaataattaaaagaaaaatctaattttttggaattctgtaggagtaattcatgtgaggcaaaaatcacgtgctcacaccaccCATGGTCATTACCATCATCCATGCTAGTCAACAGAGCATGGTGGCCATATTTGCAGAGGTTTATCATTTACCCACGAAAAATCTTGGGAGAGTAAGGATTCATCATACGACCTAAGGTTAGCTCTTCTCCAGTCTCCTGGCACAAATGCCGAAGGCAGGCAACCGTCCTCAACACAGAAGGACTTACTTGTGCCAAACACGCTTGGTAGCGGAAGCAAAACTCTGCAATAACGGGATCCAGCTCTCCACTCAAAGGAAATGcacccaaagtaaagggatacgtgtaaaaatatgtaaaaccctCCTTGAGAAGAGTCACTTCCTCCGATAGATCAACAACAATAATACCCAACTCATGGCAGCGACAGTCTTCCTTCACAGTAGGACTACTGGAAGGACGAATGGAAGAAGAGTACCTACTAACATCCCATGTACAAGGGTTAGCAGTAGGGAATTTTTCTTTGAAATCTTTTGTGGTATTAAGACTTCTAGGGATGATGGAACCCACCATTGGAGGAGCAGAGTCTTCGGCTTTGTTCTTGTTCGTTGAAGAATTGGCACGCTTTGAAAAAGAAGCCATTTAATGGAAGAAGGAAAAGGTTTTTTGTTTGAAGAGAGTTAGAGAGAAGATGGAAAACAAAGGTGCAAATAAGAAGCTTGGAAAATTATGAAGTGCAAGGGAAAAAGGATGATGCGTATAAGTAAAACTTTGGCGGCTAAATTCATGTCCATGATTACCTCAATAATCGGCAAAAGTTGTGCTGAAACATGGGATGACGCGTGTTCGGGgcattaaatgcggagagacgTACGTCTAATCAACCGTCAGAAGCCTTCAGAGGGAGTTATAGTAGTTCCTGCCAAAAGAATATTTCTACCAACTTTTCAGTTACACAAAATTATGTCACTGGAAAGCAGGGGGGCTATCTGCATAGGGTAAAATATGATATGACACATGGTCATCTAAAGGAAGGACACGTGGAATCTAAGACGGGGATGTCCAAAGACCGAACGCAGCTATTTCGCTTGTCACCGGAAGGGATAACTTTCATAAAGGTATGTTAAATGACCTGCGCCCGATAGTATTTAATAAGGAATATTTTGCGGCATTAAGAGCGACGGCCCGTTACAGGGAATTTGACATTTATATCCACTGTTACATCTtcatcaatgaccctcataattgacattaaaggagGACTCAATCCTAGGACTTTCTTCCCTAGGCACAACTATAAACAGTGAGCTTAGTTATCATTATAAATGGGACAAATTTTCTGGCAAACTTACACCACATTCTATACAAAGCTTAATACAAttttattttcttgcttttgatttCACCGTTGCTGTGCCTGGAAACCTTGTTCCCGGAGCTATCATCTTTGCTGTTTCGTCTATATTTTAAGGCTAAGTATTGCATAATTCTttacttatttattattttcaggATCAAAGTAGCTCACTTGTTTAGAAactacgtataaattcaactgtactgttttacgggtaaacaataATGCTAACCGAAACTTATAAAACAAGTAATGCTAATaagaaataatgaaaatgagcataatttaatttgaaatttattGAAGTTACCAGACATCAATGGCCTATAATTCCATAGTAGAATAATTGGACCATTCAAAATggtaatctaaacatgaattaacATGTTAATGAAAACATAAACTACGAGAAAAATTACTAGGAGATTGTTACAAAAAATTTcattataaaaaaaagaagaaggtaaAATCGGCACAAATGGACAATCACCCAATATATGCAAGTCTTGTAATCCTCATCCATTCTAATCCACTTTCTTGGAAGGTCTTGGTGTGATGCACGCCGTAGACAAAGAGAGCCGATCATGACAATTGAAGCCAAATAAAGAACGGAAAAGACATGAAATTCTCTACTACATCAACATGGGACTGCAAGTGTGCTTACATCATGGGAAACCATTGAATATTGCCATGTCTTGTCTGTCTACAATTATGGACCAGCAATGCTTACTGTTTCTTAACAGTGTTGCCTTAATTCTCGTGGGGACTGGCTTACGGACTTCCTCGGCTGCTGCTAGGGATGGGCATCGGGGCAATTCGAATTGAATATGAAGATTTTAGTTTCGATTTGTAGTTTTCGGATTAAAAATGATAATTTAAATTCAATCCAAATAAACTCAGATCGAATCGGATTTTTTAAGATTGGATTTGGATTAATCGGTTtggattttttaaattttcgattTTGAGCTAATAAGTTAAAATGTTTCTTCTTTCTACGATAATGAACATCCAAATGAAGTATTCATATTAAATTACCTAAAAAGTTCCTCATTTTCACTGCAATCATACAAATAAAGTATTCAAGTAATAAAACCATCATCAAAGAAATACAACAATGATATCAGTAAGGCCGATAAGAAGTAGCAATAGTAAAATCATTATTCAAATAGAAAGTATTCTGACAGTAACTTAGTAATTACATTTGAATATATGAGATTATTTCTAATAGTTAGGATATTGTTCGGATAACTAAGTATAATAATACTGATGTGGGCTAGTCTTGTTAGTTGTTAGTTGGGTTATATTTTGTAATTGGGTCTGGCCCAATTTGTATTTATGTTTTTCATTTTAGTTAGGATATATGCGGGCCATTTGTACAGAGAAGACAATAAGAGCTCTTCTTCTAGAACATTgtatctctcaattctctctgagCTAAATGTAAATTTCAGCCATGGTTGCTCAATTCAAGCTTGAATTTGCATTctctaacatggtatcagagtggGAAGCATTAAATCTGGTCCTTGGCTCCCTTCCGATGTAAAACTCGTAATGCTTTACTCGAGTTTTCTCACTTTTGCATCTAAGATCGTTTTTTCCCAAATTCGTTCTTCCGTctctcgatttgaggtccgaagGTCCTGGATTCTTTATAAATTGTGAGATTCTTCGTGAAATTGTGAGAATCTCTGCGTCGATTGGAGTTGTTCGGATATCTAGGGTTTTGGTCGTCGATTTTCATCTTGCTGAGTTCATCTAGTCTGTTAGGGTTTCTCATTGGAGCTCATTTCGAAGATTAGGGTTCTTTTATTGCTCTTACAAGGCCGTCTCCTTCCGATCGCGAAGGTGTTGGTAACAACATCTCTTTCATCATCTGTTTTTGATTGCCTCTGCTTGTTGATCGAGATTTGTGAGCCGTAAAGTCAATTAGTTGTTTTGTTATTCTTAAACTGTTGCTATTCGATATGATATTGTGTGGGATTATTTTGATTTGCTATGACGATTACTCCTCCCTGCGATGCTACTCCTGTTGTTGACAGAGGAAACTCTTCTTCCTCTCGTCCTATTGCTTTCCATCCTGATGACTATACTCATCCGTGCCATCCTCTTTATGTACATCCATCCGATGTTTTAGGAGCCTCTCTAGTTTCCACTCCTTTTGATGGCACTAGCTATGGAAGCTGGTGTCGAAATATTTTGGTAGCTCTATCTGTGCACAATAAATTAGACTTTATAAATGACACTACTGAAAAACCACCCGATGGTTCCCCTCTAGTCAGGCAATGGCAACGTTGTAATGATTTAGTTGTGCCTTGGCTGACCAATTCTCTCACCAAGGAGATTTCTCGTAGTGTTGAGTATTCAGAACTGGCCAAAGACATTTGGCGTGAGTTAGAGGAGAGATATGATATGGCTGATGGTGCTAGAATTTTTGAACTTAAGAAGGAGTTATCTCACATTTCTCAGGGTCCTTTGGACATAGCCTCCTAttttaacaaaataaaacaaCTTTGGGATGAAATAGCTTCCATTTCTGTTAATCACCTCTCTGTATGCACATTTGGGGGAAATAAAAAGGATGATGAAGAGCAGAAGGTATATCAATTCTTAATGGGGCTCAATGAGACTTACCTTCAAGTCAGAAGCAATATCTTGATGATAAAACCCCTTCCATCTATGAGTAAAGTTTATGGGATTCTACTAAGTAATGAGAAACAAAGGCAAGTATCCTCCATTTCTCAGTTTCATTCAAACTCAAACTCTGCTTCCTTTAATGCTGGAGTGTCCAAGCAGTCTTTCCCCTCTAAGGTGACTTTCAATCCTCAAAAACCAGACAATCAAAGGTCCTCTATCATTTGCAAGTACTGTAAGAAACCAGGGCATTCTGTTGAAAAGTGCTACAAGCTGCATGGTTTTCCTCAGAATTTCAAATTTACTAAAGTTAATACACCTAGGAGAACTGCAACACATGTTGAGGTTCAATCTCCTGTTAACTCTGATGAGACTAGAAATGCTGGTGGTCCTGCCATGCATACTGAGTCTAAGCAGCTTTACACTTTGCCTGGGTTGACCAAGGATCAATACTCCTAATTGATCACTCCTACTTCTCCTACTACTCCAAACCTTTTGGCTTCTGCTAATTTTGTTGGTAAGTTGTTGCCTGAGAATGGTTTATTCATAACTTGTCTACTTACTAAAATAGAGAATACTATTTGGATCATAGATTCTGGAGCATCTGATCATATGACCTTTGATAAGTCCCTTCTCTTTGACATTCAGACTCTACCCATTCCTTACTTAGTTTCTCTTCCTAATGGTTATAAAGTTAGATTTACCAATATTGGTTCATTAACTTTGTCCCCTGATCTTACCCTTCATAATGTTCTTTATGTCCCTAGCTTTCAACATAATCTCATTCTGTTTATAAATTAGTCGAAAAACTAGGTGATATAGTTCAATTTACCAACACTGGATGTACTCTACAGGGCCTTTCACTTAAGAAGCCAGCGGTGCTTGGTAGACCAGACAATGGACTTTACAAGCTGTTTCAACTTCCTGCAAATTCTGGTCCTTTGTGTTGTCATGCTGCTTTACCTACTGTTTTTTCTTGTTCTATTCCCTGTAATCTTTCCTCTACTGAATTTCCTAGTGCACCTAGTAGTCATGCAAGCTTGTATGTTGATCAAACAAATGTAGCCACTGATGCACATGTTAATAAAGTGAATAAAGAGGATGTTGTTTGGCATTACACACTTGGGCATTTGTCTTTTTTCAAAATGAAATCGATTTCTGCATGCAGTCCACGTTTATCTTCTAAATAATCGTTCTCTTGTCCTATTTGCCCTTTAGCCAAACAAACTAGATTACTATTTCCTGATAGTTCAATACAAtcaactactcatttttaattaATACATATCGATACTTGGGGACCTTACCATGCACCCATATATACTGGATCCAAATACTTTTTGATCATAGTTGATGATTATACTAGAGCTACTTGGACCCATCTCCTAGGGTCCAAAAGCAATGAATTTGATATGTTGAAAGCCTATATTGCCATGGTAAAAACCCATTTTCACACTAAGGTGCAAATTGTAGGAAGTGATAATGCATTGGAATTGGGGTCTAGCCTTTCTGGTTCTCAATATTTCTCTGCTATGGGAATTGTGCATCAAACCTCTTGCCCTcatactcctcaacaaaatggggtgGTTGAGAGGAAGCATAGACACTTGTTTGATACTGCTAGGGCTTTACCTTTTTAGTACCATCTCCCCATTAGATTCTGGGGTGATTGTCTTGACAGCGAACTATTTGATCAACAGGTTTCCTTCTCCCCTTTTGTCTCACAAGAGTCCGTTTGAACTTCTTTATCAGACTTCCTCCTAGTTtgtctgtttcttcttcttcttcttcttcttcttttgtcccTTTAGTGTTCAAATTGCAGAAATCTCTTTATGGTTTGAGGCAAGTATCCAGACAATGGTATGCCAAACTATCATAAGCATTACAGTCTAGAGGGTACCACCATTCTTTCAATGACTATTTGTTTACCAAAGTTCAGGTGATTCCTTGGTTATTATAGTTGTGTATATGGATGACATTATCTTAACTAGGACTGGTATGAATGAGATTACTACTTTAAAGTGCTTTCTACATAGCCAATTTAAAATCAAGGATTTGGCGCTGCTTAATTATTTTCTTAGGATTGAGGTGTTGTACACTCCATCTGGAGTTTTCCTTCTTCAGAAAAAGTTTATCAGTGATTTGCTAAAAGAGTTTAATTGTGATGTTTGTGCCCTTGTTGTTTGCCCTTTTGAATTGAATGATTAACTAATGGCATCTGTTAGTGAACCTTTGCCCAATCCTAAAGTATAGAGAAGCCTCATAGGGAAGTTGAATTTTCTCACTCACATCAGGCCAGACCTCTCATTTGTTGTGCAGCACCTTAGCTAATTTATGCAAAAACCTTGTGTTCCTCATATGAAATCTGCCCTCCACCTGCTGAGATATCTGAATGGTACTTTTGATCTTGGGATTTTTCTTAATAACTCCTCAAATGTTTCTGTCCAGGTTTATTGTGATAGTGATTAGGGGTCTTGTATTGATAGCAGAAGATTAATGACTGGTTTTTGCATCCTGTTGGGTGGCAGTTTGGTTTGCTAGAAATCTAAGAAGCAGCCagttgtctctctctctctcttcagcTGAAGCTGAATATAGGTCTTTGAGCAAGGTTGTGGCAGATGTTACATGATTATCTAGACTTTTGGCTTATTTTGGCATGACTGACCTCTCTTCTATTCCTGTTTATTGTGATAACCAGGCTGCAATTCACATTGTCAAGAACCCTGTGTTCCATGAAATGACCAAACATATTGAGCTAGATTGTCATTTTGTTCGCACCAAGTTGGTTGATGGTTCGGTTACCCTACTCCATACTTCCAATTCCACTCAAATGGTTGATGTCTTCACCAAAAGTCTACCTGGTGCCGCCCATCATTCACATTTGTCCAAGTTGGGTGGTTTATCACACTCCAACTTGAAGGGGGTacttgtgacgacccaaggggtcatcaccgtaattcttccttattccgtgctcccgaggccttgaaaacctcgcttttagttgcctcgattggttTTATGTGaattatgttagaatatgtgaattatgtgaaacatttgatgaattttggtattaatatgcataatgttgacttcggtcaacattttgggtaaacggacccggacctatgattcgacgttcccggagggtccgtaggaaaatatgggacttcggcgtgtgcccggaatcaaattccgaggtcccaagctcgagaaatgaatttttatgtgaaattgttttctgaaattaattaaggaaaatgaagaagaaaattgatcagaaaactgtggtatcgggctcgtattttggttctgacgcccggtacgagtgttaaatatgttttaagcactatctgtaaagtttggctaaaaacggacgtcatatgacgtgtttcggacttaaaatggggaagtTGAGTTTttgtgaaagttgaaagaaaatcatgtgtttgaggcttgatcctatgtatatgatgttattttggcaatttgatcacacgagtaagtccgtaagatgtttttaaggttgtgtgcatgtttggtttggagccccgagggctcgggtgagttttgaatggggcccgggaggtcttggacttagaaaaaaaaataatatacaggttcagatgttgcaggcccagcgcagccgcggccatttccgcgcggtccgcgctggcagccacgcggtcgcggtgcttttctgtgcggtccgcgtggtggggttcagagggtcgaccagcgcggccgcgcaccaaatcagtgcggtccgcgctgggggggttcagagagagcctacttcttccctccctcggcgcggccgcggtacatttctgcgcggtccccgctggcagccacgcggccgcggtgcatttctgcgcggtccg encodes the following:
- the LOC138871204 gene encoding uncharacterized protein translates to MTITPPCDATPVVDRGNSSSSRPIAFHPDDYTHPCHPLYVHPSDVLGASLVSTPFDGTSYGSWCRNILVALSVHNKLDFINDTTEKPPDGSPLVRQWQRCNDLVVPWLTNSLTKEISRSVEYSELAKDIWRELEERYDMADGARIFELKKELSHISQGPLDIASYFNKIKQLWDEIASISVNHLSVCTFGGNKKDDEEQKVYQFLMGLNETYLQVRSNILMIKPLPSMSKVYGILLSNEKQRQVSSISQFHSNSNSASFNAGVSKQSFPSKVTFNPQKPDNQRSSIICKYCKKPGHSVEKCYKLHGFPQNFKFTKVNTPRRTATHVEVQSPVNSDETRNAGGPAMHTESKQLYTLPGLTKDQYS